Part of the Molothrus aeneus isolate 106 chromosome 8, BPBGC_Maene_1.0, whole genome shotgun sequence genome is shown below.
TGGTGCAGCAAGTGGCCCAGCTCATGTCTCCAGTCAGCTGAAAAGTGAATTCTTCTGGTTCCCAGTCACAGTAAAGTCCTTGGGCAGTAGGTGCACTCTGTTCAACACAAGAAAACTTCAGGCCAGCCTTGGTTCTTCAGGAGCTTACCCATCCAGGGCCACGGTAAGGAGAGTtctgcacagcccagtgctcctgctgcaTATGTGGGCAGGACCCAGGCTTACATACAGCAATCCTTGCAACTCAGCACAAAAACTGCTATATTTTTCCTCACTAATATAATCAGGCTGggacaaaattttaaaactttatattaaattttataaatagGGAATATATCTATTACGTACCATCTTTCATCAGTTCATTTGttgcattaaaatatataattttacaaAACTTTACTTGTAAACCTAAAAATCTGCAGTCCAATGATAGAAGtagcatgaattattttataCAATGATTGACAAATTCTCCCAATACAAGAGAAGTTCCTTATCACTAATGCAAGGAATACAGGGAGTCCTATCAGAAACTCTTAGGATGCATCCCTGTTGCTGGTATTTATGTTGAGATCAAATGATGCTTTTTCCATCAGGCCAAGTAATCTAACATAAGTGAAATCCTTCTGTACAAGGAGGACTTGCAAAATCCATACAGGGCTCCATTCCAGccagtgaatttttttaatccatgcTGTACATACACATCCAGAATGTGAGTGGAAGTCCTTCCAATAAATTTACAAACACATTTCAGAACAATTCAGCAACCTTTATCCCTTAGCATTTCAGCTTGGCTGGATCTTTCCCATTCAGCATTTGGCAGaacatatataattttcttcatgaataatatttattacaaagagaaaaatgttacaTACAGTATTACTACATAAGGGACTTGAGTAGAAAATCACACATCTGGGAATTAGTTTGTGATAAGCACTCAGATTCAAATTCCAGTGAAGCTGCAGAACTTAAATGACTGATCAGTTCACCCTGACTATGAAAGTGTATTTAGATTAATATTagacaggttttttttcagggtCCTTTAATTTGTAAAATGTTTGAAACCCAAAAAGACTGCATTGAGCCTCTGCTACCACTGAGACCATAGTCAGGAATGGCTGATGTGTGCATGGTCAGTGGTCTGACACCACATCactttctcctgctctgcacagagcaacTTCTTTCCATGACTAAGTCACAGGTACCTGGCTGATCATGTGGGCCTTCACCATCAGTATTGCCAGGAGCACAGGCACCAGTGACAGAGCTGGAGATTTTTGCAAAACTGTCTAATGTAGGTTTTCTAGTATGATTGCAAAGCATTACACCATCATTCACACAGTGTGCAAAGTAGGCTGTTGTATGATTGTAATCTAGCACAGCTGGTATAAAACATATTCTACTAATTACAATACAGGTGGTACAATATACAAAATGGCAGCTAGGACTGATACTGAAAGACCTTTGCTATTGTTCCATATCTTTAGAACAGAGTTTAGGGCCAAAATGCAATCAGCAAATGCTCTCTATTATGCATTCTTTGGAGTGGATTGGGTTTTGTCTCTTCATTTCTATCTCCTTTGCACATTTCTCAGCAATGACAGAGAGCATAGAGGTGTAATTATGTTGGACATATCAGAAAGGGTTGCTGTACATCTCTATTTAGTGATCTATTAAGCATCAAGCTGCATGTTTCATGCAAACATGGGGGATGTAAAAGGTGAGACTCTCAATCTTCACCTTCATaagtgtttttattaaaattactaAATACTCCCCTGACTTGTCAACCAAAAGAACATCAAAAGAGCTGAGAACAAAATACATAGCATATTGCAGAGCGGGTCCTAAATGTTCCTTAATGTGCTTACACTTAGTGTGCACACTTCatttgacaggaaaaaaaaaaaaaaactaaaaaaaagtgGTCCAGGAGAACGAGGACATTATCAGAGAAGCTTTTGACTGGGTACAAAGCAGCCAACCCTAAGTGGTGTGAGCAACATGTTTCTGTAAATCTTGGGCACTGTCTACCCTCTTGCATCCTCTTCCAGAACGTGTCAGAGACAGAAGCATGGCCAGGGTGGcgtgcagggctggagcagagtcACAGAACAGCCACTCACTTCCCCCTGGGTGAGCTGACAGCCAGCCGAGGTACTGTCAGCAGAAGTATTCATTTGGCTGTCCCTCTATCTTTGGTATGGCTTCCGAGTCCACGCTGGAGCGGGCGGACAGCAGCCTGTTGGACTCGTCAGGGGTGTGCCTGGTCAGGTATTCTCCCTCCACGCCCTTGGTCTTGGCCCCAGGGGACAGGCTCTCAAAGGTGACGTATGATTCCTGCGCGTCTTTGGGCTTGCGCACAAAGCATTTCTTGCAGCGCCGTTTCAGGGCTCCGCAGCAGACCACCAGGGTCAGAGGAACAGCAATGACACAGGCCACGCTGATGACAACCACATTGATGAGCTTCTGCGTCCCTCCTGCACTGACAACTTCATCTGTGGAAAATATGATGCACTGCTCCTTCCTGGGGATCAGCCCTTTCACACAGACGCACACGATGTATTTGGTCTTTGGCAGCAGCCCGTACAGAGTGACCTTGGTCTTCCCTGGCTCCACGTTGATCCGCCGCATGTCCCTCTCCCCAAAGACAGCATAAAGGACACTGAACACCGTGGTGTTCTTGGCCATAGGCGCCTTCCAGGCCAGGGTGATGCTCTGGTCGGTGTCCCCTATGACCCTGACAGACCTCACCATCCTCTCTGGCTCCTGCTGGTCCGTGGTGGGGCTCACCAGCAGGTTCTGGGGGTTGCTGTCCTGAGCCGTGTCCGGGAGGAGGACGCTGTCTCCGGTGCCCGCCCCAGCCCCCAGCGTGGGCACTGTGGAGGTGGTGATAACGTACCTGGCCACCAGTTTGTCATTGTAGGCAGCTGCCTCCATCCCGCTGGCCTTGCCATTCCACGTGCCTTTGGCACTAGAGTTAGGGTCATCCGTGCTTTCTGAGTCTGTGATGATGAGCGAGATGAAGGCTTCTGTTGCCCCCAGGAAATTCTTTGCTTTACAGATGTACTCTCCAGAGTCAAGGTAAGAGACTACAGGCAGGCCCAGGATAGACCAGCTCATCCCATCACTGGAAATCTCTTGGTGAACTGCAAggcaggaaaaatattaaataaacaggCAATAGTAAATGGAATTAATTCCATGTTTGTAAAATATTAAGACTCCATCACCAAATATCTGCTTGATAAAGTATATGATAAAGAATCATAATTTCTGCTTGCCACCAAAAACAttacaaaatcaaaataaacctAAGAAAAGGACTAGAATTAGATTACATCAGGATTTAAACTGCTTCAAAATGAATATACATGAAAAAGTTGATGCTATTTCCTACAAATTGATGTACATCTTGAAAACATAACAGAAAAGgttcttccattaaaaaaaaaagcttgaaaattcTTATATAGATGCAATACTTAAAAGAGTGGAAGGAGCAGGCAGTAACATGATCTATTCAAGCATCAGATGCAGACTGTGGAGgcaaagaaaatacaaacagtGGAGATTTTATTGTAATAAACACACTCAGACTAGCCTAGAGTACATGGAAAAATAGTTGAAAGATAATATCCTTTCTACTGCTCAATTACTGCAGGTGTTTATCCTTACACAGGTGTACATTTGGTTGCCACCAAAGGATATGTACATAGCTGAGTGTTGATTTGCTCATGTGATATACTTGCAGACTAAAACtagctttttttgcctttttctattgatgcaaagaaaaaaaaaagagttgggATCTTGTGGAAGGGTAAAGCACCCTCATCATTATTTAGCCAGCCTCCTTAGGATGGGCACATGCTGTCTCAGTCCTTTCCTGCTGAAAGGTAAACCAGGGAGATGTCTGAAAGGCAAAGGTAAGAGAATGCAAACTTCTTCCAAGCCCTTTTGGGGTCAGGATCCTGCCTTGGCAACCAGAGTCCCTTCCAATGGCAGCAAAATATAAAGGTAACAGAAGTTACTTTTTTAGTTTAATTATTTACCGAAtgagtattttaaaaagcatgaaGCTATGGGTCTACCTATGGCAATTACCTGTAGATACAGACTGTGGGCTGTTTCTCACTCATTTCTGCTCAAAACAAACACCAGCATCTCAAATAGTCACATTATAGCATTGGCACAGAAGCTGCCATTGCTGAGAAATAACCTATCTTTCCAGCCAGCTTTTTATTGAAAGGTGATAGCAGCTGATTTAATGAGGCACAAAATACATTATTCTTAGTTGTAGCTCAAAGTAAACTCAACACAGGCTTTCAGGAAATCACCCCATTCTGTTGGGGTGGCTCTCTTTCAAGTGTAGGAGGGATGTTTGCAGCATGATGGGTACACATTACCATTatcaggagcagctctgctgcatcctGCACATCCTGCACAGCAGAGCAATGACTTGTGCAGATCCCAGGAAATGATACTTGTTACAAATGGTTCCACTGCTGTGAAAGAGAATTGCTCTCTTCCCTGTTCTGTGCACCGAGGAGCCCTTTGAAGATCAGACCcaatacttatttatttatctgctgGGTTTACATCCTCT
Proteins encoded:
- the LRIT1 gene encoding leucine-rich repeat, immunoglobulin-like domain and transmembrane domain-containing protein 1, with amino-acid sequence MRLAVTLLCCWALAGLPRAGGSCPSQCSCAFHSLGDGTKARTVLCNDPEMTLPPVNIPVDTSKLRIEKTAIRRVPGEAFHLLHNLEYLWMPYNSLGSLSSITFKGLRRLQELRLDGNNLIAFPWESLAGMPQLRLLDLHNNELTSIPPDAARYVKNITYLDLSSNKLMTLPQALIATWANLQAVPYFPNDNSKIILGLQDNPWVCDCSLYEMVHFLNFQSPNIAFIEPRLKCFTPRSLAGVFFSQVELRKCQSPVVHTSVAKVKTILGSTVLLRCGTTGVPIPELSWRRADGAQLNGTVHQEISSDGMSWSILGLPVVSYLDSGEYICKAKNFLGATEAFISLIITDSESTDDPNSSAKGTWNGKASGMEAAAYNDKLVARYVITTSTVPTLGAGAGTGDSVLLPDTAQDSNPQNLLVSPTTDQQEPERMVRSVRVIGDTDQSITLAWKAPMAKNTTVFSVLYAVFGERDMRRINVEPGKTKVTLYGLLPKTKYIVCVCVKGLIPRKEQCIIFSTDEVVSAGGTQKLINVVVISVACVIAVPLTLVVCCGALKRRCKKCFVRKPKDAQESYVTFESLSPGAKTKGVEGEYLTRHTPDESNRLLSARSSVDSEAIPKIEGQPNEYFC